The Nocardioides salarius genome includes a region encoding these proteins:
- a CDS encoding LCP family protein: MDDDQDLSTDRPAPRPGRRRRISAERRHRRTVWRVVLISQLCLALLTAGTVAVAYDRLDSGLEVQDIEDQLMNRPEKKEVEGPKEPLNILVLGTDDRGCEGCAIDGESGGGGSDTTLLIHVSADRKDAYGVSLPRDALVTRPDCMAEDGSTIPGAELAMFNTAFAEGGAACTVQTLEQLTGVLIDHYVTVDFNGFVDMVDAVGGVEVCLPKEVADPKTKIYLDAGTQVLDGEDALKYVRERSVLSANSDIGRMKRQQAFIASMVNKVVSAGTLTRPDRVYGFLKAATGSLTLDADLDSLSRLADLALQFRETGLSDIKFISVPFEAYEPDPNRLVWTDDADKLWTRIKRDKPLSPTLKEGSINAADPVGGDGGPSASPSDPTGGPDDEPSASAEPEDDAPTEQEQAEALANGLCA; encoded by the coding sequence GTGGACGACGACCAGGACCTCAGCACCGACCGGCCCGCGCCGCGTCCCGGGCGCCGCCGGCGGATCAGCGCCGAGCGCCGCCACCGCCGGACCGTGTGGCGGGTGGTGCTCATCAGCCAGCTGTGCCTGGCGCTGCTCACCGCGGGGACCGTGGCCGTGGCCTACGACCGGCTCGACTCCGGCCTCGAGGTGCAGGACATCGAGGACCAGCTGATGAACCGTCCCGAGAAGAAGGAGGTCGAGGGGCCCAAGGAGCCGCTCAACATCCTGGTGCTCGGCACCGACGACCGGGGCTGCGAGGGCTGCGCGATCGACGGCGAGTCAGGCGGGGGCGGCTCCGACACGACGCTGCTCATCCACGTCTCCGCCGACCGCAAGGACGCGTACGGCGTGTCCCTGCCGCGCGATGCGCTGGTCACCCGCCCCGACTGCATGGCCGAGGACGGCAGCACCATCCCGGGGGCCGAGCTCGCGATGTTCAACACCGCCTTCGCCGAGGGCGGCGCGGCCTGCACCGTGCAGACCCTGGAGCAGCTGACCGGGGTGCTGATCGACCACTACGTGACGGTCGACTTCAACGGCTTCGTCGACATGGTCGACGCCGTCGGCGGTGTCGAGGTGTGCCTGCCCAAGGAGGTCGCCGACCCGAAGACCAAGATCTACCTCGACGCCGGCACCCAGGTGCTCGACGGCGAGGACGCGCTGAAGTACGTGCGCGAGCGCTCGGTGCTCTCGGCGAACTCCGACATCGGCCGGATGAAGCGCCAGCAGGCGTTCATCGCCTCGATGGTCAACAAGGTCGTCTCGGCGGGCACGCTGACCCGCCCCGACCGCGTCTACGGCTTCCTCAAGGCCGCGACCGGCTCGTTGACCCTCGACGCCGACCTCGACAGCCTCAGCAGGCTGGCCGACCTGGCGCTGCAGTTCCGTGAGACCGGGCTGAGCGACATCAAGTTCATCAGCGTGCCGTTCGAGGCCTACGAGCCCGACCCCAACCGGCTGGTGTGGACCGACGACGCCGACAAGCTCTGGACCCGGATCAAGCGCGACAAGCCGCTGAGCCCGACGCTGAAGGAGGGCTCGATCAACGCCGCCGACCCGGTGGGCGGCGACGGAGGCCCCTCCGCCTCGCCCAGCGACCCCACCGGGGGGCCGGACGACGAGCCCAGCGCGAGCGCCGAGCCGGAGGACGACGCCCCTACCGAGCAGGAGCAGGCCGAGGCGCTCGCCAACGGCCTGTGCGCCTGA
- a CDS encoding glycosyl-4,4'-diaponeurosporenoate acyltransferase, whose protein sequence is MLRLVMPEVVTVVVDVVAWGAFHAATGYAAHRLGDERLDREGWWLRARRFEARGTWYRRRLRIHRWKDRLPEAGGLFRGGISKRQLPSYDVAGLELFVQETRRAELTHWWAMACGPLFVLWNPPVAAVLLVAYGVGVNLPFIMIQRYNRFRTQALVERLRSR, encoded by the coding sequence ATGCTGCGACTGGTGATGCCCGAGGTGGTGACCGTCGTGGTCGACGTGGTCGCGTGGGGCGCCTTCCACGCCGCGACGGGGTACGCCGCCCACCGGCTCGGCGACGAGCGCCTGGACCGCGAGGGGTGGTGGCTGCGGGCCCGGCGCTTCGAGGCCCGGGGCACGTGGTACCGCCGCCGGCTGCGCATCCACCGGTGGAAGGACCGGCTGCCCGAGGCCGGCGGCCTGTTCCGCGGCGGCATCAGCAAGCGGCAGCTGCCGTCGTACGACGTCGCGGGGCTGGAGCTGTTCGTCCAGGAGACCCGGCGCGCCGAGCTCACGCACTGGTGGGCGATGGCCTGCGGGCCGCTGTTCGTGCTGTGGAACCCGCCGGTGGCCGCGGTGCTGCTCGTGGCCTACGGGGTGGGTGTCAACCTGCCGTTCATCATGATCCAGCGCTACAACCGCTTCCGCACCCAGGCGCTCGTCGAGCGCCTCCGGAGCCGGTGA
- a CDS encoding DNA-3-methyladenine glycosylase 2, with amino-acid sequence MTGLEGLDADSCYAAVKARDRRFDGVFWTAVRTTGIYCRPSCPARTPAARNVTFHPSAAAAQGAGFRACKRCLPDATPGSPDWDVAAGAAGRAMRLVADGVVDREGVDGLARRLGYSPRHLTRLLTAELGAGPLALARARRAQTARVLIETTDLPLSDVAFAAGFASVRQFNETVREVYAQTPGQLRGRGGAGAPTAGGISLRLAVRTPFAGQALLGFLAYHLVPGVETAGPGWYARTLDLPHGPGTVRVDLDPAIDEAPAGGVAMVVAHFRLTDLRDTTAAVERVRRLVDADCDPLPVAEHLGADPVLAPLVSRAPGLRLPGQVDGDETAVRTVVGQQVSVTGARTVGGRIVAAHGRRVETGVPGLTHLFPSAATLAEADPETLPMPRARGRALVALSAALGAGDLALDRGPERDDVRAAMVALPGIGPWTADYVAMRALGHPDVFLPTDLGVRTALTRLGRDPATEIARSAQWSPWRSYALMHLWQTLMPAPPRADPEDD; translated from the coding sequence ATGACCGGCCTGGAGGGACTCGACGCGGACTCCTGCTACGCCGCGGTCAAGGCGCGCGACCGGCGCTTCGACGGCGTCTTCTGGACCGCGGTGCGCACGACCGGGATCTACTGCCGGCCCTCCTGCCCCGCCCGCACGCCGGCGGCGCGCAACGTCACCTTCCACCCCAGCGCCGCCGCCGCCCAGGGGGCCGGCTTCCGGGCCTGCAAGCGGTGCCTGCCCGACGCGACCCCCGGCAGCCCCGACTGGGACGTCGCGGCCGGCGCCGCGGGCCGGGCCATGCGCCTGGTCGCCGACGGCGTCGTCGACCGCGAGGGCGTCGACGGGCTGGCGCGCCGGCTGGGCTACAGCCCGCGGCACCTGACCCGGCTGCTGACCGCCGAGCTGGGCGCCGGCCCGCTGGCCCTGGCCCGCGCGCGCCGCGCCCAGACCGCGCGGGTGCTCATCGAGACCACCGACCTCCCGCTGAGCGACGTGGCCTTCGCGGCCGGCTTCGCCAGCGTGCGGCAGTTCAACGAGACCGTCCGAGAGGTCTACGCGCAGACCCCGGGCCAGCTGCGGGGGCGGGGCGGCGCCGGGGCGCCCACCGCGGGAGGCATCTCGCTGCGCCTGGCGGTGCGCACCCCCTTCGCCGGGCAGGCGCTGCTCGGCTTCCTGGCCTACCACCTCGTGCCGGGCGTCGAGACGGCCGGACCGGGCTGGTACGCCCGCACCCTCGACCTGCCGCACGGGCCCGGCACCGTGCGCGTCGACCTCGACCCGGCGATCGACGAGGCGCCGGCCGGTGGCGTGGCGATGGTGGTGGCGCACTTCCGGCTCACCGACCTGCGCGACACCACCGCGGCCGTCGAGCGCGTGCGCCGCCTCGTCGACGCCGACTGCGACCCGCTCCCGGTGGCCGAGCACCTCGGCGCCGACCCGGTCCTCGCTCCGCTGGTGAGCCGCGCACCGGGGCTGCGGCTGCCCGGCCAGGTCGACGGCGACGAGACCGCGGTGCGCACCGTCGTCGGCCAGCAGGTCTCGGTCACCGGGGCCCGCACCGTGGGCGGGCGGATCGTGGCCGCCCACGGGCGCCGCGTCGAGACGGGCGTGCCGGGCCTGACCCACCTGTTCCCCAGCGCCGCGACGCTCGCCGAGGCCGACCCCGAGACGCTGCCGATGCCCCGGGCGCGAGGTCGGGCCCTCGTCGCGCTCAGTGCCGCCCTGGGCGCCGGCGACCTCGCGCTCGACCGCGGCCCGGAGCGCGACGACGTGCGGGCCGCGATGGTGGCGCTGCCCGGGATCGGCCCGTGGACCGCCGACTACGTCGCGATGCGGGCCCTGGGCCACCCCGACGTGTTCCTGCCCACCGACCTGGGGGTGCGCACCGCGCTGACCCGGCTGGGTCGTGACCCCGCGACCGAGATCGCCCGCTCGGCGCAGTGGAGCCCGTGGCGCTCCTACGCGCTGATGCACCTGTGGCAGACCCTGATGCCCGCCCCGCCCCGAGCAGACCCGGAGGACGACTGA
- a CDS encoding phosphatase PAP2 family protein — protein sequence MLRLSGSGHGPVAQLLIAWSPLSLILVAYGVAGWISAPLGAGDGAESNRLGFGVAVAAPADAERRILGGVPSVWLQERLVDGSTHWYDAAAALVYSTHFVAIPALTALVWFRLRDRFAALLATLLTFTVVGMTGYVVYPAAPPWLAADRGVVGAVQRVSHLGWEHLHLDWIGLLTVSGQSGSNPVAAIPSLHAGSALLVALVLWPVLGRLGRTVAVAYVLAMALTLVYTGEHYVVDVLAGWLTAAVAVAVGWTTRRIRRTGRWRAPRPAPAR from the coding sequence ATGCTGCGCCTGTCGGGCTCCGGGCACGGACCGGTGGCGCAGCTGCTCATCGCCTGGTCGCCGCTGAGCCTGATCCTGGTCGCCTACGGGGTGGCCGGCTGGATCAGCGCGCCCCTGGGGGCCGGCGACGGTGCCGAGAGCAACCGGCTCGGCTTCGGGGTGGCCGTCGCCGCGCCGGCCGACGCCGAGCGGAGGATCCTGGGCGGGGTGCCCTCGGTCTGGCTGCAGGAGCGCCTGGTCGACGGGTCGACCCACTGGTACGACGCCGCCGCGGCGCTGGTCTACAGCACCCACTTCGTGGCCATCCCGGCGCTGACGGCCCTGGTGTGGTTCCGCCTGCGGGACCGCTTCGCCGCCCTGCTGGCCACTCTGCTCACCTTCACCGTCGTCGGGATGACCGGCTACGTGGTCTACCCCGCGGCGCCACCGTGGCTGGCCGCGGACCGGGGCGTGGTCGGCGCGGTGCAGCGGGTCTCCCACCTGGGCTGGGAGCACCTGCACCTCGACTGGATCGGGCTGTTGACCGTCAGCGGGCAGTCGGGCAGCAACCCGGTGGCCGCCATCCCGTCGCTGCACGCCGGCAGCGCGCTGCTGGTCGCGCTGGTCCTGTGGCCGGTCCTGGGCCGGCTGGGACGCACCGTCGCGGTGGCCTACGTGCTGGCGATGGCCCTGACCCTCGTCTACACGGGCGAGCACTACGTCGTCGACGTCCTCGCCGGGTGGCTCACCGCCGCGGTGGCGGTGGCGGTGGGCTGGACGACGAGGCGGATCAGGCGCACAGGCCGTTGGCGAGCGCCTCGGCCTGCTCCTGCTCGGTAG